One part of the Parabacteroides distasonis ATCC 8503 genome encodes these proteins:
- a CDS encoding sulfatase family protein has translation MKNTINYGAILAPALLFSACGTGQKEVAEKPLNIIHIMTDDHSYQTISAYGHALGKLAPTPNLDRLAAEGMLFRQAFVENSLSTPSRACLMTGLYSHQNGQRQLGKGIDTTKVFFSEILQQHGYQTGVVGKWHMQCEPKGFDYYHVLWDQGDYYNPEFKSKESNGKYVKEEGYATTLTTDHAIEFLEERDKDKPFCLLVHHKAPHRNWMPDTKYMDLYEDVEFPYPDTFNDNYATRCDAARTQEMSIDKNMTLVYDLKVDELKDKEAYKKEWNIDGWQASLDRMTPEQREAWIASYKPRNEKFINENLKGEDLVKWKYQRYIKDYVRCIKSIDDEVGRLIAYLEKEGLMDNTVIVYTSDQGFYMGEHGWFDKRFMYEESFRTPLIIRYPAKIKAGSECTALVQNIDYAPTYLDIAGIEKPDYMVGTSLVPLFGGETPKDWRKYLYYHYYDYPAIHMVRRHDGVRDSRYKLIHFYGEKNEHNDAINCNELYDLQSDPNELNNLYDNPEYADIQTRLQARLDKFRVDQKVDEY, from the coding sequence ATGAAAAATACTATTAATTATGGAGCTATATTAGCCCCTGCCCTTTTGTTCTCCGCATGCGGAACAGGGCAAAAAGAAGTGGCAGAGAAGCCGCTCAATATCATTCATATCATGACGGATGATCATTCGTATCAAACTATTAGCGCTTATGGACATGCGCTAGGTAAATTGGCTCCTACACCAAATTTAGATCGTTTGGCTGCGGAAGGTATGTTATTCAGGCAAGCCTTTGTAGAGAATTCTCTGTCTACTCCTAGCCGTGCTTGTTTGATGACCGGTCTTTACAGTCACCAAAACGGACAAAGACAGTTAGGAAAAGGTATTGATACGACAAAAGTATTCTTCTCTGAAATCTTACAACAGCACGGTTATCAGACAGGTGTTGTCGGTAAATGGCATATGCAATGTGAGCCGAAAGGTTTTGATTATTATCATGTGTTATGGGATCAAGGAGATTATTATAATCCGGAGTTCAAAAGTAAAGAATCGAATGGCAAGTATGTAAAAGAAGAGGGATATGCGACGACCCTTACGACCGATCACGCTATCGAGTTTTTGGAAGAGAGGGATAAGGATAAGCCTTTCTGCCTGCTGGTTCATCATAAGGCTCCACATCGTAACTGGATGCCGGATACGAAATATATGGATTTATATGAGGATGTAGAGTTCCCATATCCAGATACTTTCAATGATAATTATGCCACTCGTTGCGATGCCGCACGTACACAAGAGATGAGTATAGACAAAAATATGACTTTGGTTTATGATTTGAAGGTAGATGAGCTTAAAGATAAGGAGGCTTATAAAAAGGAATGGAATATTGATGGTTGGCAGGCCTCTTTGGATCGTATGACCCCGGAACAACGGGAGGCTTGGATCGCTTCTTATAAGCCTCGTAACGAAAAATTCATTAACGAGAACCTGAAAGGTGAGGATTTGGTTAAATGGAAATATCAACGTTATATCAAGGATTACGTACGTTGCATCAAATCTATTGACGATGAGGTGGGACGTTTGATCGCCTATCTGGAAAAAGAAGGACTTATGGATAATACCGTGATCGTTTATACCTCGGATCAAGGTTTTTACATGGGTGAACATGGGTGGTTCGACAAACGTTTCATGTATGAGGAATCTTTCCGTACGCCGTTGATTATCCGTTATCCTGCTAAAATCAAGGCGGGAAGTGAATGTACAGCCTTAGTACAGAACATTGACTATGCCCCAACTTATCTGGATATAGCCGGTATCGAGAAACCTGATTATATGGTAGGAACTTCTTTAGTTCCCTTGTTTGGAGGCGAGACACCAAAAGATTGGCGCAAGTATCTGTATTATCATTATTATGATTATCCAGCTATCCATATGGTACGTCGTCACGATGGCGTGCGTGACAGTCGTTATAAATTGATCCATTTCTATGGAGAGAAGAATGAGCATAATGACGCGATTAATTGCAACGAGCTTTACGATTTGCAAAGTGATCCGAATGAGCTGAATAATTTATACGATAATCCGGAATATGCTGATATCCAAACTCGCCTGCAAGCACGTTTGGATAAGTTCCGTGTAGACCAGAAAGTTGACGAATATTAA
- a CDS encoding glycerophosphodiester phosphodiesterase family protein yields MKLNLSARFLMLVLLCGSCVLNTPKEELEYKGMNTLQISNVDDLISFYQYADDRIPLISGHRGGRGKGYPENSMETFENTLSYTPATFEIDPRLTKDSVIVLFHDDTLERTSNGTGKVSDYTWEELQNFRLKDPEGNITNYRIPTLEEAIRWARGKTILILDKKDVPMERTAQLITDMQAEPYVMITVHDGASARFFYEKNPNFMFEAFVKTKEAVQDYEDNGIPWSHIMAYVGPKITPEVREVIDMLHERGVMCMISTAPSDDKLSTPESRAEAYRMIIRQGVDIIESDRPIEVAEAISSLIPVSSSKGKFFSTL; encoded by the coding sequence ATGAAACTCAATTTATCCGCCAGATTTTTAATGCTGGTCCTGCTTTGTGGTTCTTGCGTATTGAACACGCCAAAGGAGGAGCTTGAATACAAGGGAATGAATACGCTACAGATATCAAATGTAGATGATTTGATATCTTTCTACCAATATGCGGATGACCGAATTCCTTTAATTAGCGGGCACCGAGGCGGACGGGGAAAAGGTTATCCTGAGAACAGTATGGAAACCTTTGAAAATACCCTCTCTTATACTCCTGCCACGTTCGAGATAGATCCGAGGTTAACCAAAGATAGTGTTATCGTCCTTTTCCACGATGATACACTGGAGCGTACCAGTAATGGGACCGGGAAAGTTTCTGATTATACTTGGGAAGAATTGCAAAATTTCCGTTTGAAGGATCCCGAAGGAAATATCACAAACTATCGTATCCCGACTTTAGAGGAAGCGATTCGTTGGGCCCGTGGAAAAACAATCCTAATCCTTGATAAGAAGGATGTTCCGATGGAGCGCACTGCTCAGTTGATTACCGATATGCAAGCGGAACCTTATGTAATGATTACGGTTCATGATGGTGCCTCGGCTCGTTTCTTTTACGAGAAAAATCCGAATTTCATGTTTGAGGCTTTCGTGAAAACGAAAGAAGCGGTTCAAGACTATGAGGATAACGGTATACCTTGGAGCCATATCATGGCTTACGTAGGTCCGAAGATTACCCCCGAAGTCCGTGAGGTAATCGATATGTTGCATGAAAGAGGTGTCATGTGCATGATATCTACCGCTCCCTCCGACGATAAACTATCCACACCCGAAAGTCGTGCTGAAGCATACCGTATGATCATCCGTCAAGGCGTGGACATCATAGAGTCTGACCGACCTATAGAGGTTGCTGAAGCGATCTCTAGCTTGATTCCGGTTAGCAGTTCCAAAGGAAAGTTTTTCTCTACACTATAA
- a CDS encoding glutamine synthetase family protein, translating to MNKELEMTPNVLVEFLQKPASEFTKEDIIRYIYEKDIQMVNFMYPAGDGRLKTLNFVINNAAYLDAILTCGERVDGSSLFSFIEAGSSDLYVVPRFRTAFEDPFAELPTLTMLCSFFNKDGEPLESSPEYTLHKACKAFHEVTGMDFEAMGELEYYVIAPDEGVFPATDQKGYHESAPYAKFNEFRTECMHCIAQAGGQIKYGHSEVGNFTLNGLIYEQNEIEFLPCPAENAADQLMIAKWAIRNLAHEYGYNITFAPKITVGKAGSGLHVHMRIMKNGKNQMLANGILSETARKAIAGMMCLASSITAFGNTNPTSYFRLVPHQEAPTNICWGDRNRSVLVRVPLGWAAKTDMCALANPLEPASHYDTSQKQTVEMRSPDGSADLYQLLAGLAVACRHGFEIDDALEIAEKTYVNVNIHKEENQDRLKTLDQLPDSCAASAARLRQQRAVFEKYNVFSPSMIDGIIHKLESYDDASLRKDLENNPEEMLKLVNTYFHCG from the coding sequence ATGAACAAAGAACTAGAAATGACTCCCAACGTATTAGTGGAGTTTTTACAAAAGCCAGCGTCCGAGTTTACGAAAGAGGACATTATCCGTTATATCTATGAGAAAGATATCCAGATGGTTAATTTTATGTATCCTGCAGGCGACGGACGTTTGAAAACACTGAACTTTGTAATCAACAATGCAGCTTATCTGGATGCGATCTTGACTTGCGGTGAGCGTGTGGATGGCTCTAGTCTTTTCTCGTTTATCGAGGCGGGGAGTAGTGACCTGTATGTGGTGCCCCGTTTCCGTACGGCTTTCGAGGATCCGTTTGCGGAATTACCTACGCTTACCATGCTTTGCTCATTCTTCAATAAGGATGGAGAACCCTTAGAAAGTTCCCCGGAATATACCTTGCATAAAGCTTGTAAGGCTTTTCATGAGGTGACGGGAATGGATTTTGAGGCAATGGGTGAATTAGAATATTACGTAATCGCACCGGATGAAGGCGTTTTCCCTGCTACCGACCAAAAAGGTTATCATGAATCCGCTCCTTACGCTAAGTTCAATGAGTTCCGGACGGAGTGCATGCACTGCATAGCGCAAGCCGGGGGACAAATTAAATATGGTCATTCGGAAGTTGGTAACTTTACGTTAAATGGTTTGATCTATGAGCAAAATGAGATCGAGTTCTTACCATGTCCTGCGGAAAATGCAGCGGATCAATTGATGATCGCAAAATGGGCGATCCGCAATCTAGCGCATGAATATGGATATAACATCACTTTCGCTCCGAAAATTACGGTGGGAAAAGCAGGTTCCGGTCTGCATGTCCATATGCGTATCATGAAAAATGGCAAGAATCAGATGTTAGCGAATGGTATCTTATCCGAAACCGCCCGTAAGGCTATCGCTGGAATGATGTGCTTAGCTTCCTCTATTACGGCTTTTGGAAATACGAACCCAACCTCATATTTCCGCTTGGTTCCACACCAAGAAGCACCTACGAATATTTGTTGGGGAGATCGGAATCGTTCAGTTTTAGTTCGTGTTCCGCTAGGTTGGGCCGCAAAAACGGACATGTGTGCTTTGGCGAACCCATTGGAACCTGCCAGCCATTATGATACGAGCCAAAAGCAAACGGTCGAGATGCGTTCACCGGATGGCTCCGCTGATTTATACCAATTATTGGCAGGATTGGCAGTTGCGTGCCGCCATGGTTTTGAGATCGATGATGCTTTGGAAATCGCTGAGAAGACTTATGTAAACGTGAATATTCATAAAGAAGAGAATCAAGATCGCCTAAAGACATTGGATCAACTCCCAGACAGTTGCGCAGCCTCAGCCGCCCGTTTAAGACAACAGCGTGCTGTTTTTGAAAAATATAACGTATTTAGTCCGAGTATGATAGACGGCATCATCCATAAACTGGAATCTTATGATGACGCTTCTTTACGCAAGGACCTAGAGAATAATCCGGAAGAGATGTTGAAGCTGGTCAATACTTATTTCCATTGTGGCTGA